A single window of Pseudarthrobacter defluvii DNA harbors:
- a CDS encoding LacI family DNA-binding transcriptional regulator, whose amino-acid sequence MTPRTSRPAGKRATILDVAAAAGVSRQTVTRAMNGMKGISQDTRDRVQKLAAEMGYTPSRFAKGLVQGAQISIGLAIPDLTNPYFPAFASSVVEAATERDWNVVVDDYGHGTGSAADAAARLAPQVDALIGYLAPQPDEAQALMGRRPVVALDSPGAGTAGGISFDYRHAAQLALARLASRGCRNIVFLDSDHGGPASSRSAAAAEVAAKAGLRLTRLETEPSAAAAKLAVAVLPGGGERIDGILAFNDLMAAGALKALQESGVSVPTECAVIGMDGIPLGELVTPELTTLSLDLRAVGRAAVGLLEGLLSGSIAERSPEAYLTLEHQLVVRQSA is encoded by the coding sequence ATGACTCCCCGAACGTCCAGGCCCGCGGGCAAGCGCGCCACCATCCTGGACGTCGCGGCCGCTGCCGGTGTATCGCGCCAAACGGTGACCCGGGCCATGAATGGCATGAAAGGCATCAGCCAGGACACCAGGGACCGGGTCCAGAAGCTCGCGGCCGAGATGGGTTACACCCCCAGCCGCTTTGCCAAGGGCCTGGTGCAGGGTGCGCAGATCTCCATCGGCCTCGCCATTCCGGACCTGACCAACCCCTATTTCCCGGCCTTCGCCTCCAGCGTGGTGGAGGCTGCCACGGAGAGGGACTGGAACGTGGTGGTGGACGACTATGGCCACGGCACAGGCAGCGCTGCCGATGCAGCCGCCCGGCTTGCACCCCAGGTTGACGCGCTGATCGGATACCTTGCACCGCAGCCGGATGAGGCACAGGCGCTGATGGGCCGGCGACCCGTCGTCGCCCTTGACTCCCCGGGCGCGGGCACCGCCGGCGGGATCTCCTTTGACTACCGGCACGCAGCCCAGCTCGCCCTGGCCCGTCTGGCATCCAGGGGGTGCCGAAACATCGTCTTCCTGGACTCGGACCACGGTGGACCGGCCAGCAGCCGGAGCGCGGCAGCAGCTGAAGTAGCAGCCAAGGCCGGCCTCCGCCTCACCCGACTGGAGACCGAACCATCGGCAGCCGCAGCCAAGTTGGCTGTAGCCGTCCTTCCCGGGGGCGGAGAACGCATCGATGGCATTCTGGCCTTCAATGACCTCATGGCGGCCGGAGCACTCAAGGCGCTCCAGGAGTCGGGGGTGTCTGTTCCCACCGAATGCGCGGTGATCGGCATGGATGGAATACCGCTGGGAGAGCTGGTGACGCCGGAGCTCACCACCCTGTCGCTTGACCTGCGGGCGGTGGGCCGTGCCGCCGTCGGACTGCTGGAGGGCCTACTGTCCGGCTCCATCGCGGAGCGCAGCCCCGAGGCCTACCTGACTCTTGAACACCAGCTGGTTGTCCGGCAATCCGCCTGA